In Bacteroidales bacterium, the DNA window AAGAATCTGATTTAAACAAAGTTGATGTTGCTATTGATTTTAGTATGCCTAAAACAGCAACTTCCAATATTTACAAATGCTTTAATGCTAATATTCCTATTGTAGTTGGAACTACCGGATGGTATGAAGACTTTGATACTATTTCAAATCGCTGCAAAGCAGAAAATCAAAGTTTGTTTTATGCCACTAATTTTAGTTTAGGAGTAAATATTTTCTCTGCAATTAATAAAAAACTTGCCGAGATTATGAATCGTTTTCCCGATTATGATATTAGCATTTCCGAAACTCACCACACCCAAAAACTTGACGCTCCAAGTGGCACTGCCATTAGTTTAGCTGAAAGTATTTTAAGTCAAATAGATCGTAAAACAGATTGGGAATTAGAAAAAGAGGACAAGAAACTATCAGCAAATATTCTTTCCATAAAAGCAAACCGTATTGAAAACATTCCGGGAACACACAAAATCACCTATCAATCTTCTGTTGATAAAATAAAAATCAGTCACGAAGCCAAAAGCCGAAAAGGTTTCGCAAAAGGAGCTTTGTTAGCAGCCGAGTGGGTATTTGATAAAAAGGGTGTTTTTAATATGAACGATATGCTATCTCTTTAAAAAACAGAAATTATGCTTAACAAAATTTAATACTATTAATTTGCTATATACAAGCAAATACAAGACTTTTGCACAAAACATAAAGCAAGCATATGTCACTTTTATTTTTTATTTTAATCATCCCAGCACTATTTACAATTCCGGCTTTATTTTCTTATAAACTTATTGAAAAAGCAGGTGTTCCGGGATGGAAAATATTAATCCCATATTACAATTTAGTAATTTTAGTTCAGATAACAGGTCGCTCTTATTGGTGGTATTTATGGCTGATAATACCTTTCATTAATGTATTTACTTTTGTCCTTTTACTTATTGAACTTATTAAAGGATACAACAAGTACGGCATGATAGACCAAGTACTTGTTGCTTTATTTCCTTTTATTTATTTACCCTGGTTGAGTTTTCAACAGCAAGAATGGATAAAGTTAGCTGATCGTCCTAAAATAAAAAAATCAGCTGTACGTGAGTGGACAGATGCAATTGTTTTTGCCGTTATTGCAGCTTCTATAATTCGAATGTTTTTGGTAGAAGCATATACTATTCCTACCAGCTCTATGGAGAAATCTCTTTTAGTTGGTGATTTCCTTTTTGTAAGCAAGATGGCTTACGGACCAAAAAGGCCACAAACGCCTATCGCCTTTCCTTTTGTTCATCACACTTTACCATTTACCGCTTTCACAAAATCCTATCTTGAATGGATTCATTTAGATTATATGCGTTTTCCGGGTTTTGAAAAAGTAAAAAACAACGATGTTGTAGTCTTTAATTACCCTAGCGGAGATACTGTTGTTTTAGAACGCCAAAACGAAGATTATTACCAGATTGTTCGCACAATGGAGCTGGATCAGAAAAACAAAAAAGGCGATTCATACAGGAAAGGTATGGGTAGAAAAATTGTTTGGGATCGCTATCATGTTACTGCTAGACCTGTTGATAAACGCGAAAACTACATCAAACGCTGTATTGCCATTCCCGGAGATACCATAAAAATTATCGATCGTCAGGTTTATATAAATGGGAAAATGGCAGATAATCCGGAAAACATGCAATTTATGTATGATGTTTTCACAAATGGAACCGGTCTAAACCCAAAAGCTCTTGACAAATTAGAAATAAATGAAGGTGGTCAGATTAGTAATAGTCATTATATTTTACCACTTAGTGATGATAAAAAAGCAAAACTTGAAAAATTTGCCAATATAAAAGCTATTAAAGTTAGAAATAGAGAAAAAGGACAAACCTACTTCCCTATTTTCCCTCACGACACCAAGCATTTCCGTTGGAACGAAGATAACTTCGGACCTTTAGTAATCCCTAAAAAAGGAAGTACTGTTAATATATCTATTGAGAATATTGCACTTTACAAAAAAATTATTGGCAAATACGAAAATAATAAGTTAGAGATTAAAGACAATACCATTTTAATTAATGGGAATCCTGCTACTACTTACACTTTTAAACTCGACTATTATTGGATGATGGGTGATAACCGTCATAATTCTGCCGATTCGCGTTATTGGGGATTTGTTCCCGAAGATCATATAGTAGGAAAAGCATCTTATGTTTGGCTTTCTTTAGAAAAGAACAAATCTCTTTTCGATGGAAAAATTAGATGGAATAAGCTTTTCCGCGTTATTAAATAAAAAAAACTAAACAAAAATATATTATGACAACTGGAGAAATTAAAACTAAATACGGAGTAATGAAAGTCGAGTTTTACGACAATGACGCTCCAAAAACTGTTGAGAATTTTGTAAAACTATCTAAAGATGGTTTTTACGATGGTTTAACTTTTCACCGTGTAATTCCCGATTTTGTAGTTCAGGGAGGTTGCCCTAAAGGCGATGGTACCGGCGGTCCCGGATACAGCATTGACTGTGAGCTGGATGGCGGAAATCAATACCACGACAGAGGGGTTCTTTCTATGGCTCATGCAGGAAGAAATACCGGAGGATCTCAATTTTTTATCTGCCACAGCAGAGAAAACGTTGCTCATCTCGACCGCAATCATACTTGCTTCGGGAAAGTTGTTGAAAACGTTGACATAGTTGACCAAATTAAAGCTGGCGATAAGATTGAGAAAATAACTATCACAGAAGATTAATCAGAATAAAAATGCTAATCAAAACCTAGACAAAAGTCTGGGTTTTTTTATTGGTTTTTCAAACATTTCAGCGTTGATAAGCTTTCTGTTTCATCTGTAATTTTCCTTCTATTTTTAATACTTTTGTACTAAAATCCAGTAATAAATTCTATTTCAAACATATTGATGGCCAAGAAAACAAATACTTTAAAAACCGACAAACCCAAAAAGACAAAGGATACAAAAGTTCGTCGAAAATTAAAATTTACTTTTCTAAAAAATGAAAAGTTTAAGTTAACATTCGGAGCATTTTTAATACTGTTCTCCTTTTACTTACTTTTTTCTTTTGTTTCCTATTTCTTCTACTGGACTGTCGATTTTGATAAAATCTACGCTTTTGAATTGAGTGATTTAAGCGGAAAAGTTCCTGTACAAAACTGGGGTGGTTTTATCGGAGCTTGGCTCAGCCATTTGTTTATTTATAAATTATTTGGCATCTCCTCAATACTCATTGCCTACCTTTCATTTATTTCCGGCTTACGGTTAAGTTTAAACCTAAACATCCTACCCTTAGGCAAAAGCTTTAAAATTTCCTTTTTAATTACGCTTTGGCTATCCCCTCTTTTCGGAACACTATTTAACGGTACTTCTTGGGCTATTTTAGGCGGAAT includes these proteins:
- the dapB gene encoding 4-hydroxy-tetrahydrodipicolinate reductase, whose product is MNNTSKKSLNIALLGYGKMGKEIEQLALDAGHKITVIIDNENDWEQKESDLNKVDVAIDFSMPKTATSNIYKCFNANIPIVVGTTGWYEDFDTISNRCKAENQSLFYATNFSLGVNIFSAINKKLAEIMNRFPDYDISISETHHTQKLDAPSGTAISLAESILSQIDRKTDWELEKEDKKLSANILSIKANRIENIPGTHKITYQSSVDKIKISHEAKSRKGFAKGALLAAEWVFDKKGVFNMNDMLSL
- the lepB gene encoding signal peptidase I codes for the protein MSLLFFILIIPALFTIPALFSYKLIEKAGVPGWKILIPYYNLVILVQITGRSYWWYLWLIIPFINVFTFVLLLIELIKGYNKYGMIDQVLVALFPFIYLPWLSFQQQEWIKLADRPKIKKSAVREWTDAIVFAVIAASIIRMFLVEAYTIPTSSMEKSLLVGDFLFVSKMAYGPKRPQTPIAFPFVHHTLPFTAFTKSYLEWIHLDYMRFPGFEKVKNNDVVVFNYPSGDTVVLERQNEDYYQIVRTMELDQKNKKGDSYRKGMGRKIVWDRYHVTARPVDKRENYIKRCIAIPGDTIKIIDRQVYINGKMADNPENMQFMYDVFTNGTGLNPKALDKLEINEGGQISNSHYILPLSDDKKAKLEKFANIKAIKVRNREKGQTYFPIFPHDTKHFRWNEDNFGPLVIPKKGSTVNISIENIALYKKIIGKYENNKLEIKDNTILINGNPATTYTFKLDYYWMMGDNRHNSADSRYWGFVPEDHIVGKASYVWLSLEKNKSLFDGKIRWNKLFRVIK
- a CDS encoding peptidylprolyl isomerase — encoded protein: MTTGEIKTKYGVMKVEFYDNDAPKTVENFVKLSKDGFYDGLTFHRVIPDFVVQGGCPKGDGTGGPGYSIDCELDGGNQYHDRGVLSMAHAGRNTGGSQFFICHSRENVAHLDRNHTCFGKVVENVDIVDQIKAGDKIEKITITED